A portion of the Parasedimentitalea marina genome contains these proteins:
- a CDS encoding GntR family transcriptional regulator — protein MKFQSVDIGKTASAATIIFRSLRKSIIEGDLSDGEPLRQDEIARAFNTSRIPVREAIAMLEHQGLVKAIRYKGAVVACLSMQEADEIFDFRCLLEPEVIRAAVPKMTPEILSNARGFLEKFAAAQDPMEYGDLNRLFHSTLYGASGMPYHISVIENSMDRIDRHLRAQLVMTDGIERSSQEHLAILQACETGDADQAASLTYAHIHDAKVSLQEKLRSAD, from the coding sequence TTGAAATTTCAATCTGTTGATATCGGCAAGACAGCCTCAGCGGCGACGATCATCTTTCGCTCGCTACGCAAATCCATCATTGAGGGAGACCTGAGTGACGGAGAGCCCTTGCGCCAGGACGAAATTGCCCGCGCGTTCAACACCTCTCGTATTCCAGTGCGCGAAGCCATTGCCATGCTGGAGCATCAGGGTCTGGTCAAAGCCATCCGCTACAAAGGCGCTGTAGTGGCCTGCCTGTCGATGCAGGAAGCTGACGAGATTTTTGACTTTCGCTGCCTGTTGGAACCCGAGGTGATCCGGGCCGCCGTGCCCAAGATGACACCCGAAATCCTAAGCAATGCGCGTGGTTTTTTGGAAAAATTCGCGGCGGCGCAGGACCCGATGGAATACGGAGACCTGAACCGCCTGTTTCACTCAACGCTCTATGGTGCCAGCGGCATGCCCTATCATATTTCAGTCATTGAAAATTCGATGGACCGGATCGACCGCCACCTGCGGGCACAATTGGTAATGACAGATGGCATTGAGCGCAGCAGTCAGGAACACTTGGCAATACTGCAGGCCTGCGAAACCGGAGATGCAGATCAAGCAGCCAGCCTGACCTATGCACATATCCATGACGCCAAGGTTTCGCTGCAAGAAAAGCTGCGGAGCGCCGACTAG
- a CDS encoding metal-sensing transcriptional repressor produces the protein MSKIEKHSSHPQISARLKRANGHLTAVIDMIAEGRPCAEIAQQLHAVEKAVTNAKRALIHDHIDHCLEPGDSGEIVDTKSFKDITRYL, from the coding sequence ATGTCAAAAATTGAAAAACACAGCTCACATCCGCAAATTTCTGCCCGACTGAAACGGGCCAATGGTCACCTCACGGCAGTCATTGACATGATCGCCGAGGGCCGTCCCTGCGCAGAAATCGCGCAACAGTTGCATGCGGTCGAAAAGGCCGTAACCAATGCAAAGCGGGCGCTAATTCACGACCACATCGATCACTGCCTGGAGCCCGGAGACAGTGGTGAAATCGTTGACACAAAAAGCTTCAAGGACATTACAAGGTACCTTTAG
- a CDS encoding ABC transporter ATP-binding protein, with product MGDALLEIKNLESYYGPIMAIRGVSLKVEKGQIVTVLGANGAGKSTLLKTISGIMDPEKGQVLFNGAEIQGQEPHKIVQHGIVHVPEGREVFPLLTVDENLSLGAYTRKDKLGVQRDREMVFDYFPILAERRRQEAGTLSGGQQQMLAIGRGLMLRPALMLLDEPSLGLSPLLVQEIFSILRRLNTDEQVTMMLVEQNARIALDLADIGYVMEIGRIVMDGNADRLMQSEDIKAFYLGHQEVGQRGERRWKRKKTWR from the coding sequence ATGGGCGACGCACTTCTCGAGATCAAGAACCTTGAAAGTTACTATGGGCCGATCATGGCCATTCGCGGCGTTTCGTTAAAGGTGGAAAAGGGTCAGATCGTCACCGTGCTGGGGGCCAATGGGGCGGGTAAATCAACTCTGTTGAAGACCATTTCGGGCATTATGGACCCGGAAAAGGGGCAGGTGCTGTTCAACGGTGCTGAAATCCAGGGACAAGAGCCCCATAAAATCGTGCAACATGGTATTGTACATGTGCCCGAGGGGCGCGAGGTGTTCCCGCTGTTGACGGTGGACGAGAACCTGTCGCTGGGCGCCTATACCCGCAAGGACAAGCTGGGGGTGCAGCGGGACCGCGAGATGGTGTTTGATTACTTCCCCATTCTGGCCGAACGGCGCAGGCAAGAGGCGGGGACGTTGTCAGGCGGGCAGCAGCAGATGCTGGCGATTGGCCGGGGGCTGATGCTGCGTCCCGCACTTATGCTGCTGGACGAGCCGTCACTGGGGTTGTCACCGCTATTGGTACAAGAGATCTTTTCCATCCTGCGGCGGCTGAACACGGACGAACAGGTGACGATGATGCTGGTGGAGCAGAACGCCCGCATTGCGTTGGATCTGGCCGACATTGGCTATGTGATGGAAATCGGCCGGATTGTGATGGACGGCAATGCAGACCGGTTGATGCAGAGCGAGGATATCAAGGCGTTCTATCTGGGCCACCAAGAAGTTGGGCAAAGGGGTGAACGTCGCTGGAAACGCAAGAAGACCTGGCGATAA
- a CDS encoding ArsR/SmtB family transcription factor, with protein MQLSNSTTAPKNLDAIFAALADPTRRAILTRLASGEAGVNELAEPFKMSQPAVSKHLKVLERAGLVERAIDKQRRPARLKAKPMAAAVSWLEDFREFWSSSFDQLDDLLETLKQADMKEPPNE; from the coding sequence ATGCAGCTTTCAAATTCGACCACCGCGCCCAAGAACCTTGATGCTATTTTTGCCGCGCTGGCTGACCCCACACGTCGCGCGATTTTAACCAGACTCGCAAGTGGCGAAGCCGGCGTGAATGAGCTGGCGGAACCCTTTAAGATGAGCCAGCCCGCGGTTTCAAAACACTTGAAAGTTCTGGAACGCGCAGGCCTGGTGGAACGTGCAATTGATAAACAGCGTCGGCCTGCCCGGTTAAAGGCCAAGCCCATGGCCGCAGCGGTAAGCTGGCTAGAAGATTTCAGAGAGTTTTGGTCTTCAAGCTTTGATCAGCTGGATGACTTATTGGAAACATTGAAACAGGCTGACATGAAGGAGCCTCCAAATGAGTGA
- a CDS encoding heavy metal translocating P-type ATPase, with the protein MSDTTQITLQLSGLSCASCVGRAERALAAVDGVTQATVNLANATAQVDHTADLPLSALTSALADAGYPAVETQTSLQIENLSCASCVGRAERALNAVPGVITANVNLASQSAEVHFVAGSTSGGDLARAVTTAGYPAHVRNHEMDEQAQTDQRRDDEIQQLGRQVLLAGVLTLPVFLIEMGGHVVPALHHWIVANVGQQNSYLLQFVLTTVVLMGPGRAFYTKGFPALFRAAPDMNSLVALGTTAAYGFSLVSTFAPGLLPAGSANVYYEAAAVIVVLILLGRWLEARAKGRTGAAIRKLVGLQVPSALVLIDGEPVETSIEQISVNDLIRTRPGERIAVDGEVISGRSYVDESMITGEPVPVSKSTGDPVTAGTVNGNGGLDYRATRVGRDTVLAQIIQMVEQAQGAKLPVQGLVDRITLWFVPAVIAVAALTILAWFLFGPDPALSFALVAGVSVLIIACPCAMGLATPTSIMVGTGRAAEMGVLFRKGDALQQLQEVKLVALDKTGTLTLGQPSLTTFTCAPGFTREAVLPLVAAAETKSEHPIARALVAAAGPDLPQASDVEAIPGYGLQAEVAGKTLLIGADRLMQREGIDIGDLAQTGATLAKRGETPLYAAIDGKIAAVIAVADPIKQGTRTAIKAFHDQGLKVAMITGDNAATASVIAADLGIDAVKAECLPAQKVEALKQLEAEHGAVAFVGDGINDAPALATAGVGIAIGTGTDVAIEAADVVLMSGDLRGVVNALTVSRATMRNIRQNLVWAFGYNVLLIPVAAGVLYPLGGPLLSPALAAGAMALSSVFVLTNALRLRRLRPAIPENQTATDTVLHATPAE; encoded by the coding sequence ATGTCCGACACTACTCAAATTACATTGCAATTATCGGGTCTTAGCTGCGCAAGCTGCGTTGGGCGAGCCGAACGCGCCCTGGCTGCGGTTGACGGGGTGACGCAGGCCACGGTCAATCTGGCCAATGCCACGGCTCAGGTCGACCACACTGCAGACTTGCCTCTGAGTGCCTTGACCAGTGCTTTGGCCGACGCCGGATACCCTGCAGTAGAGACGCAAACCTCGCTGCAAATTGAGAACCTAAGCTGCGCCTCATGTGTTGGTCGCGCTGAACGAGCCCTGAACGCAGTGCCCGGTGTCATTACTGCAAACGTCAATCTGGCCAGCCAAAGTGCGGAAGTCCATTTTGTGGCTGGCAGCACCAGTGGTGGTGATCTGGCCCGAGCAGTAACTACCGCCGGTTATCCGGCGCATGTGCGAAACCACGAGATGGATGAACAGGCCCAGACTGACCAGCGCAGAGACGATGAGATCCAGCAACTGGGGCGCCAGGTGCTGCTAGCTGGGGTGCTGACACTGCCTGTGTTCCTCATTGAAATGGGCGGTCACGTGGTCCCGGCGCTGCATCATTGGATCGTGGCGAATGTCGGTCAGCAAAACAGCTATCTCTTGCAATTTGTGTTGACCACCGTCGTTTTGATGGGGCCGGGCCGAGCCTTTTATACCAAGGGCTTTCCTGCGCTGTTTCGCGCTGCGCCGGATATGAATTCGCTGGTGGCGCTGGGCACGACGGCAGCCTACGGGTTTTCTCTGGTCTCGACATTTGCACCGGGGCTGCTGCCTGCCGGGTCCGCCAATGTCTATTACGAGGCCGCAGCGGTGATTGTGGTGCTGATCTTACTGGGGCGCTGGTTAGAGGCGCGCGCCAAGGGCCGGACGGGCGCGGCGATCCGTAAGTTGGTTGGTCTGCAGGTGCCAAGTGCTCTGGTGCTTATCGATGGCGAACCGGTGGAAACCTCTATTGAACAGATCTCGGTCAATGATCTGATCCGCACCCGTCCGGGCGAGCGCATTGCGGTGGACGGCGAGGTGATCTCGGGGCGGTCTTATGTTGACGAAAGCATGATCACGGGCGAACCGGTGCCGGTATCCAAATCCACAGGTGACCCGGTCACCGCTGGAACGGTGAATGGCAATGGCGGGCTTGACTACAGGGCGACGCGGGTTGGTCGCGATACGGTGCTGGCACAGATTATTCAAATGGTTGAACAGGCGCAGGGGGCCAAACTGCCGGTGCAGGGATTGGTTGACCGTATTACCTTGTGGTTTGTGCCCGCTGTGATCGCGGTTGCGGCGCTGACTATTCTGGCCTGGTTTCTGTTTGGCCCTGATCCGGCACTGTCGTTTGCTCTGGTGGCGGGGGTGTCTGTGCTTATCATCGCCTGTCCCTGTGCTATGGGGCTGGCCACTCCGACCTCGATCATGGTGGGCACCGGGCGTGCTGCCGAAATGGGCGTACTGTTTCGCAAAGGCGATGCGCTGCAGCAGTTGCAAGAGGTCAAACTGGTGGCGCTGGACAAAACCGGCACGCTGACATTGGGACAGCCCAGCCTGACCACATTTACCTGCGCCCCTGGTTTCACCCGCGAGGCCGTCTTGCCCTTGGTGGCTGCGGCCGAAACCAAGTCCGAGCACCCGATTGCACGGGCTTTGGTAGCCGCTGCAGGCCCGGACCTTCCGCAGGCAAGTGACGTCGAGGCCATCCCGGGCTACGGGCTGCAGGCCGAAGTTGCGGGGAAGACCCTGCTAATTGGGGCAGACCGGCTGATGCAGCGCGAAGGTATCGACATTGGCGACCTGGCGCAAACGGGTGCCACATTGGCCAAGCGCGGCGAGACGCCGCTCTATGCGGCGATAGACGGCAAGATTGCCGCAGTTATCGCCGTCGCTGACCCGATCAAACAAGGGACCCGTACAGCGATTAAGGCGTTTCACGATCAGGGTCTTAAGGTCGCAATGATCACCGGCGACAATGCGGCGACTGCCTCGGTTATTGCTGCTGATCTGGGCATCGACGCGGTCAAGGCCGAGTGTCTTCCAGCACAAAAAGTAGAGGCGCTGAAACAGCTTGAGGCAGAACATGGGGCGGTGGCCTTTGTTGGTGACGGTATCAACGATGCCCCGGCTTTGGCCACAGCCGGAGTGGGGATTGCGATTGGCACTGGCACTGATGTTGCCATCGAGGCGGCAGATGTGGTGTTGATGTCCGGCGATTTGCGCGGCGTGGTCAACGCGCTGACCGTCAGTCGCGCCACCATGCGCAACATACGCCAAAATCTGGTCTGGGCCTTTGGCTATAACGTGTTGCTGATACCGGTTGCTGCCGGAGTATTGTATCCCTTGGGCGGCCCGCTTTTGTCGCCTGCACTGGCCGCTGGGGCAATGGCCCTGTCCAGCGTCTTTGTGCTGACCAACGCGCTGCGCCTGCGCCGCTTACGACCTGCGATACCTGAAAACCAAACAGCAACAGATACAGTGTTGCACGCAACCCCTGCAGAATAG
- a CDS encoding branched-chain amino acid ABC transporter permease produces the protein MDVLQLLVSGLANGCVYGLIALGFVLIYKATEAVNFAQGDFMMLGAFVTLGLTNAEYLHMPFWLAAPLAIMIMAVLGYLLDYLVLRHLFGQSQTAVVILTIALGFVIRFVAGVIWGHEPQTLESPLAIGDIHFGGVVLGMADVAVIVVTVLMTLFLYQFFQRTKLGLAMQAASQNQMAAYYMGIPVKRVQGLIWGLSGATAAVAGILFASKGAIDPNAGLLGIKAFAAAVIGGFGSLPGALAGGLIVGVIEPFASRYFAAGYSQIAPYALLLIVLVLRPHGLFSQIRIKKV, from the coding sequence TTGGACGTTTTGCAGCTGCTGGTCAGCGGGCTTGCGAATGGCTGTGTGTACGGGTTGATCGCACTTGGCTTTGTGCTGATTTACAAGGCAACCGAGGCGGTGAATTTTGCCCAGGGCGATTTCATGATGCTGGGGGCCTTTGTGACGCTGGGGCTGACCAATGCCGAGTACTTGCATATGCCATTCTGGCTGGCTGCACCGCTGGCCATTATGATCATGGCGGTGTTGGGGTATCTGTTGGATTATCTGGTGTTGCGACATCTGTTTGGCCAAAGTCAGACTGCCGTGGTGATCCTGACCATCGCATTGGGCTTTGTGATCCGCTTTGTTGCCGGGGTGATTTGGGGGCACGAGCCACAGACACTGGAAAGCCCGCTCGCAATCGGAGACATCCACTTTGGCGGTGTTGTCCTGGGGATGGCTGATGTGGCGGTGATAGTGGTCACAGTCTTGATGACGCTGTTTTTGTACCAATTCTTTCAACGGACTAAACTGGGATTGGCAATGCAGGCCGCCAGCCAGAACCAGATGGCGGCCTATTATATGGGTATTCCAGTAAAGCGGGTGCAGGGGTTGATCTGGGGCCTGTCCGGCGCGACCGCTGCAGTGGCGGGTATTTTGTTTGCGTCCAAAGGCGCAATAGACCCCAATGCTGGCCTTTTGGGGATAAAGGCATTTGCCGCAGCGGTAATCGGTGGATTTGGCTCACTGCCCGGTGCGCTGGCGGGCGGGCTGATCGTGGGGGTGATCGAGCCCTTTGCCTCGCGTTATTTTGCGGCCGGGTATTCACAGATTGCACCCTATGCCTTGCTACTGATTGTCCTGGTGCTGCGCCCCCATGGGCTGTTCAGTCAAATCCGGATCAAGAAGGTCTGA
- a CDS encoding ABC transporter ATP-binding protein encodes MSLLEIKDATLKFGGVVAVNNLSLSVNEGEVYAIVGPNGAGKSTVFNLISRFYQPFSGSFTFEGQNLLDRAADQVADLGIARTFQNIELFDHATVLQNLLVGRHRHRKTSLVEELLFAPRVRREEMAHRAAVEEVIDFLDLQPYRNKMIAGLPYGVRKVVELGRALASGPRLLLLDEPASGLSVEETQDMRWWIDDIRKQMGITVLMVEHDMGLVSSVCDRVLALADGAKLAEGTPAQVQASPAVIEAYLGAGAV; translated from the coding sequence ATGAGCCTGCTAGAGATCAAGGACGCGACGTTGAAATTTGGCGGTGTGGTGGCGGTGAACAACCTCAGCCTGTCGGTGAACGAGGGCGAAGTGTACGCCATCGTTGGCCCGAACGGTGCGGGTAAATCCACGGTCTTCAACCTGATCTCGCGGTTCTATCAGCCGTTTTCGGGCAGCTTTACGTTTGAGGGGCAAAACCTGCTGGATCGCGCTGCCGATCAGGTGGCGGACCTGGGGATTGCGCGGACGTTCCAGAATATCGAACTGTTTGATCATGCCACAGTATTGCAGAACCTGCTGGTCGGTCGACATCGGCACCGCAAAACCTCGCTGGTCGAAGAGCTGCTTTTTGCCCCCCGTGTCCGGCGCGAGGAGATGGCCCATCGCGCGGCGGTGGAAGAGGTGATCGATTTTCTGGATCTGCAGCCCTACCGCAACAAGATGATTGCCGGTCTGCCATACGGGGTGCGCAAGGTGGTGGAACTGGGCCGCGCGCTGGCCTCGGGGCCGCGGTTGCTGTTGCTGGATGAACCGGCCTCGGGGTTGTCGGTCGAGGAAACCCAAGACATGCGGTGGTGGATCGATGACATCCGCAAACAGATGGGTATCACCGTGTTGATGGTGGAGCATGATATGGGGCTGGTGTCCTCTGTTTGTGACCGGGTGCTGGCGCTGGCGGATGGGGCCAAACTGGCTGAGGGTACTCCAGCCCAGGTACAGGCCAGCCCGGCGGTGATCGAGGCTTACTTAGGCGCGGGGGCTGTGTGA
- a CDS encoding branched-chain amino acid ABC transporter permease — MRILFKTSYNDDIRLFPDRWTLAIYAGLLVLSLTLPLLLDEFYIGEVTNVLIWAIAGLGLMLLTGQTGQVSLGHAAFLAIGCYTNTILIEAGLPFILAFPLAGMITGVVGAIIAIPALRLHGIYLAIATIALSILADDIIVLLDPWTGGVSGKFPDAITLFGLEIERWTMPVRFYYLVLAVTVICTLFYRNLLRSPLGRAFAAVRDSEVSASAMGVHIARTKGTAFGLSCMITGWAGALMGYYAGAFNNETFSLVISITLLMMIVIGGLGSIHGAFFGAVVVAFLPQVLSILKGAVLGGGVAIPGLETGVFGMILILFILFEPMGIYGRWLKVRTWFELFPFARKDMFRRQKSYLKTERLR; from the coding sequence ATGCGCATCCTGTTTAAAACCTCGTACAATGATGACATCCGCCTGTTCCCCGATCGCTGGACACTGGCGATCTATGCGGGGCTTCTGGTGTTGAGTTTGACGCTGCCCCTGCTGCTGGATGAATTCTACATTGGCGAGGTCACCAATGTGCTGATCTGGGCCATTGCCGGGCTGGGGCTGATGTTGCTGACGGGGCAGACTGGACAGGTCAGTCTGGGCCACGCGGCGTTTCTGGCGATTGGCTGTTACACCAACACTATTTTGATAGAGGCAGGGCTGCCGTTTATTTTGGCCTTTCCACTAGCCGGAATGATCACTGGCGTTGTTGGCGCAATTATCGCCATTCCTGCGCTACGACTGCATGGGATTTACCTGGCGATCGCCACCATTGCCCTATCGATTCTCGCCGATGACATCATCGTTCTGCTGGACCCCTGGACCGGCGGTGTGTCTGGAAAATTCCCTGACGCCATCACCTTATTCGGGCTCGAGATCGAACGCTGGACGATGCCAGTACGGTTTTATTATCTGGTGCTGGCGGTGACCGTCATCTGCACCCTGTTCTACCGCAATCTGTTGCGTTCGCCGCTGGGGCGGGCCTTTGCGGCGGTGCGCGACAGCGAGGTCTCGGCCAGCGCTATGGGGGTGCATATAGCGCGTACCAAGGGCACGGCCTTTGGCTTGTCCTGCATGATCACTGGCTGGGCCGGGGCCTTGATGGGATATTATGCCGGCGCTTTCAACAACGAGACCTTCTCGCTGGTGATTTCGATCACCTTGCTGATGATGATCGTGATTGGTGGGTTGGGATCGATCCACGGCGCGTTCTTTGGCGCGGTGGTGGTGGCGTTTCTACCGCAGGTGCTGTCGATCCTGAAGGGCGCGGTGCTGGGCGGCGGTGTGGCCATCCCGGGGCTGGAAACCGGAGTTTTCGGCATGATCCTGATCCTGTTCATCCTGTTTGAGCCGATGGGGATCTATGGCCGCTGGCTGAAGGTCCGCACTTGGTTTGAGTTGTTCCCATTCGCGCGCAAGGACATGTTCCGTCGTCAGAAAAGCTATCTGAAAACGGAGCGCCTGCGATGA
- the cueR gene encoding Cu(I)-responsive transcriptional regulator: MNIGDVSARLGLPAKTIRYYEDIGLIKPLRSANGYRSFVTSDLHRLAFLGRARALGFTIEDCRTLMALYQDESRASADVKGLAKEHLTKIETKIHDLQTMHDTLSELVECCAGDDRPDCPILSDLSGLSSTPV; the protein is encoded by the coding sequence ATGAACATCGGAGACGTCTCGGCCCGCTTGGGGCTGCCCGCCAAAACCATCCGCTATTACGAGGACATCGGCCTGATCAAACCGCTGCGCTCGGCCAACGGCTACCGCAGCTTTGTTACCTCAGATCTGCACCGGCTGGCCTTTCTGGGCCGTGCCCGGGCGCTTGGTTTCACCATCGAGGACTGTCGCACCCTTATGGCGCTTTATCAGGACGAAAGCCGCGCCAGCGCCGACGTCAAAGGCCTGGCCAAAGAGCATCTGACCAAAATAGAAACCAAAATTCACGATTTGCAGACGATGCACGATACCCTAAGTGAACTGGTCGAATGTTGCGCAGGCGATGATCGTCCGGACTGCCCAATCCTAAGTGATCTGTCTGGTCTCAGCTCCACACCCGTCTAG
- a CDS encoding S-(hydroxymethyl)glutathione dehydrogenase/class III alcohol dehydrogenase has protein sequence MRTRAAVAVAAGQPLQVMEVNLEGPKAGEVLVEIKATGLCHTDEFTRSGDDPEGIFPAILGHEGAGIVIEIGEGVTSLEVGDHVIPLYTPECRECDYCLNPKTNLCQSIRSTQGAGLLPDGSTRFSMLDGTPIHHYMGCSTFANHTVVPEIALAKVRKDAPFDKICYIGCGVTTGIGAVINTAKVEIGSTGIVFGLGGIGLNVIQGLRLAGADQIVGVDLNPGKVEMATKFGMTHFVNPAEVDGDLVAHLVELTGGGADYTFDATGNVNVMRTALEASHKGWGESIIIGVAPAGAEISTRPFQLVTGRSWRGTAFGGASGRTDVPKIVDWYMDGKIEIDPMITHKLTLDQINEGFELMHAGKSIRAVVEF, from the coding sequence ATGAGAACGCGCGCCGCCGTAGCCGTTGCAGCAGGTCAACCTCTGCAGGTCATGGAAGTGAACCTCGAAGGCCCCAAGGCGGGTGAGGTTCTTGTGGAGATCAAGGCCACAGGCCTGTGCCACACCGATGAGTTCACCCGTTCGGGTGATGATCCCGAAGGTATCTTTCCGGCCATTCTGGGCCACGAAGGCGCCGGTATCGTCATCGAGATTGGCGAGGGTGTCACCAGTCTGGAAGTCGGAGATCACGTGATCCCGCTTTACACGCCTGAATGTCGCGAGTGTGACTATTGTCTGAACCCAAAAACTAACTTGTGCCAATCCATCCGCTCGACCCAGGGCGCCGGTCTGCTGCCCGACGGCTCGACCCGGTTCTCGATGCTGGACGGCACGCCGATCCATCACTACATGGGCTGCTCGACCTTTGCCAATCATACTGTGGTGCCGGAAATCGCGCTGGCCAAAGTCCGCAAAGACGCGCCGTTTGATAAGATCTGCTACATCGGCTGCGGCGTCACCACTGGCATTGGTGCTGTGATTAACACCGCCAAGGTCGAGATCGGCTCAACCGGGATCGTTTTCGGTCTGGGCGGCATTGGTCTGAACGTGATCCAGGGCCTGCGTCTGGCCGGTGCCGACCAAATCGTCGGTGTGGACCTGAACCCGGGCAAGGTTGAGATGGCGACCAAATTCGGCATGACCCACTTTGTGAACCCAGCCGAGGTTGACGGCGATCTGGTGGCGCATCTGGTCGAGTTGACTGGCGGCGGCGCGGACTACACCTTTGACGCCACTGGCAATGTCAACGTCATGCGCACCGCGCTTGAGGCCTCGCACAAAGGTTGGGGCGAAAGCATCATCATCGGTGTGGCGCCGGCCGGGGCTGAAATCTCGACGCGTCCGTTCCAGCTGGTCACCGGTCGCTCCTGGCGCGGGACTGCCTTTGGTGGAGCCTCAGGTCGCACGGATGTGCCGAAAATCGTCGATTGGTACATGGACGGCAAGATTGAGATCGATCCAATGATTACCCACAAGCTGACGTTGGACCAGATCAACGAGGGTTTTGAACTGATGCACGCGGGCAAGTCGATCCGCGCTGTGGTTGAATTCTAA
- a CDS encoding SRPBCC family protein — MSELPTYVLEREFDAPRELVWRTWTEADLLSHWYGPGVETVIHKLDVAPGGVWLNEMKWGETSNFERMEYIEVEPPARLVWLHSIANAEWEAAANPMMPDWPRVLLTTVTFAEKDGKTLLKLIWQPHNASPAELACFAAAMAGMDKGWVSGMDMLAEMLAEMQS; from the coding sequence ATGAGTGAATTGCCAACTTATGTATTGGAAAGAGAATTTGACGCCCCGCGCGAATTGGTATGGCGCACCTGGACCGAAGCCGATCTGCTGTCGCATTGGTATGGCCCTGGTGTAGAAACCGTCATTCATAAACTGGATGTGGCCCCTGGTGGTGTTTGGCTTAACGAAATGAAATGGGGAGAGACCTCCAATTTCGAGCGCATGGAATACATCGAGGTTGAACCCCCGGCGCGCCTGGTCTGGCTGCATTCAATTGCCAACGCTGAATGGGAAGCTGCGGCAAACCCCATGATGCCCGATTGGCCCCGTGTTCTGCTGACCACGGTGACCTTTGCTGAAAAAGACGGAAAAACCCTGCTCAAACTGATCTGGCAACCCCATAATGCAAGCCCGGCTGAACTGGCCTGTTTTGCCGCTGCCATGGCTGGAATGGACAAGGGCTGGGTCTCGGGGATGGACATGCTTGCCGAGATGTTGGCCGAGATGCAGAGCTAA
- a CDS encoding 3-keto-5-aminohexanoate cleavage protein: MSTPCIICVAITGSVPRKENNPAVPVTIAEQIESTHAAFEAGASIAHCHVRNDDQTPTSDPEKFGRLLEGLNTHCPGMVVQLSTGGRSGAGKDRGGMLSLRPDMASLSVGSNNFPTRVYENSPDLVDWLASEMCTYEVKPEIEAFDLSHIHQAVKMNREGRIAGTLYVQFVMGVKNAMPVDKDVFDYYVKTMQRLAPEAQWCAAGVGPGQIVVNEWSIAAGGHTRTGLEDNMRLDRNTLAPSNAALVTRAAELCEKYERPVASWQQAREILGLRPA; the protein is encoded by the coding sequence ATGAGTACCCCCTGCATCATCTGCGTCGCAATCACTGGTTCGGTCCCGCGCAAGGAAAACAATCCTGCGGTACCGGTCACCATAGCCGAGCAGATTGAAAGCACCCATGCGGCATTCGAGGCTGGCGCCTCTATCGCCCATTGCCACGTGCGCAATGACGACCAGACCCCCACTTCGGATCCTGAAAAATTTGGACGCCTGCTGGAGGGTCTGAATACACATTGCCCAGGCATGGTGGTGCAGTTGTCCACTGGTGGGCGGTCCGGCGCGGGCAAGGATCGCGGTGGCATGTTGTCTTTACGTCCCGACATGGCCTCGCTGTCGGTAGGGTCGAACAACTTCCCCACCCGCGTCTATGAAAATTCGCCGGATCTGGTGGATTGGCTGGCTTCGGAAATGTGCACCTATGAGGTCAAGCCCGAGATCGAAGCCTTTGACCTGTCGCATATCCATCAGGCGGTAAAGATGAACCGCGAAGGCCGCATCGCCGGGACCCTGTATGTGCAATTTGTGATGGGTGTGAAAAACGCCATGCCCGTCGACAAGGATGTCTTTGATTATTACGTCAAAACCATGCAACGTCTGGCGCCCGAGGCCCAGTGGTGCGCGGCCGGCGTTGGCCCCGGTCAGATTGTCGTCAATGAATGGTCTATCGCCGCAGGTGGTCATACCCGCACCGGGTTGGAAGACAACATGCGCCTGGATCGCAATACTCTGGCGCCGTCCAATGCAGCGCTGGTTACCCGGGCGGCTGAGCTCTGTGAGAAATACGAACGCCCGGTCGCCAGCTGGCAACAGGCGCGTGAGATCCTGGGACTGCGCCCCGCTTGA